One Clostridia bacterium DNA window includes the following coding sequences:
- a CDS encoding Gfo/Idh/MocA family oxidoreductase, with the protein MYTVAIVGLGSRGYHTYAKYQHEHRETMKIVAIADIDANKVLEAKKEFNVPDNMCFDSAESLLSQDKLADVIFIATQDRDHVRQALIALDKGYDILLEKPISPNLDECIELEKKVKETKRLVVVCHVLRYAPFYTKIKEIIDSKIIGDIVTLDAVENVGYWHQAHSFVRGNWRNSNTTSPMILQKSCHDFDIISFLLGKKCISLSSYGSLKYFNSKNKPQGATDYCYDCPCKSTC; encoded by the coding sequence ATGTACACAGTAGCAATAGTTGGATTAGGATCAAGAGGTTATCACACTTACGCAAAATATCAGCATGAACATAGGGAAACTATGAAAATAGTTGCAATAGCGGATATTGATGCTAACAAAGTGTTAGAGGCAAAAAAAGAGTTTAATGTGCCGGACAATATGTGTTTTGACAGTGCAGAAAGTTTGCTCAGTCAAGATAAATTAGCCGATGTAATCTTTATTGCAACACAAGATCGTGATCATGTAAGACAGGCTCTTATTGCGCTTGATAAAGGTTATGATATTTTACTTGAGAAACCTATTTCACCTAATTTGGATGAATGTATTGAACTTGAAAAAAAGGTTAAAGAGACTAAAAGACTAGTAGTTGTTTGTCATGTGCTTAGATATGCGCCTTTTTACACCAAAATTAAAGAAATTATCGATTCCAAAATTATCGGAGATATAGTCACATTAGATGCTGTAGAAAATGTTGGATATTGGCATCAAGCGCATTCTTTTGTTCGCGGAAATTGGAGAAACAGTAATACAACAAGTCCGATGATTTTGCAAAAGAGCTGTCATGATTTTGATATCATTTCATTTTTGTTAGGAAAGAAATGTATTAGCTTAAGTTCTTATGGTTCTTTAAAATATTTCAATTCTAAGAACAAACCTCAAGGTGCTACTGATTATTGCTATGATTGTCCATGCAAAAGCACATGT